The Meleagris gallopavo isolate NT-WF06-2002-E0010 breed Aviagen turkey brand Nicholas breeding stock unplaced genomic scaffold, Turkey_5.1 ChrUn_random_7180001882685, whole genome shotgun sequence genome segment NNNNNNNNNNNNNNNNNNNNNNNNNNNNNNNNNNNNNNNNNNNNNNNNNNNNNNNNNNNNNNNNNNNNNNNNNNNNNNNNNNNNNNNNNNNNNNNNNNNNNNNNNNNNNNNNNNNNNNNNNNNNNNNNNNNNNNNNNNNNNNNNNNNNNNNNNNNNNNNNNNNNNNNNNNNNNNNNNNNNNNNNNNNNNNNNNNNNNNNNNNNNNNNNNNNNNNNNNNNNNNNNNNNNNNNNNNNNNNNNNNNNNNNNNNNNNNNNNNNNNNNNNNNNNNNNNNNNNNNNNNNNNNNNNNNNNNNNNNNNNNNNNNNNNNNNNNNNNNNNNNNNNNNNNNNNNNNNNNNNNNNNNNNNNNNNNNNNNNNNNNNNNNNNNNNNNNNNNNNNNNNNNNNNNNNNNNNNNNNNNNNNNNNNNNNNNNNNNNNNNNNNNNNNNNNNNNNNNNNNNNNNNNNNNNNNNNNNNNNNNNNNNNNNNNNNNNNNNNNNNNNNNNNNNNNNNNNNNNNNNNNNNNNNNNNNNNNNNNNNNNNNNNNNNNNNNNNNNNNNNNNNNNNNNNNNNNNNNNNNNNNNNNNNNNNNNNNNNNNNNNNNNNNNNNNNNNNNNNNNNNNNNNNNNNNNNNNNNNNNNNNNNNNNNNNNNNNNNNNNNNNNNNNNNNNNNNNNNNNNNNNNNNNNNNNNNNNNNNNNNNNNNNNNNNNNNNNNNNNNNNNNNNNNNNNNNNNNNNNNNNNNNNNNNNNNNNNNNNNNNNNNNNNNNNNNNNNNNNNNNNNNNNNNNNNNNNNNNNNNNNNNNNNNNNNNNNNNNNNNNNNNNNNNNNNNNNNNNNNNNNNNNNNNNNNNNNNNNNNNNNNNNNNNNNNNNNNNNNNNNNNNNNNNNNNNNNNNNNNNNNNNNNNNNNNNNNNNNNNNNNNNNNNNNNNNNNNNNNNNNNNNNNNNNNNNNNNNNNNNNNNNNNNNNNNNNNNNNNNNNNNNNNNNNNNNNNNNNNNNNNNNNNNNNNNNNNNNNNNNNNNNNNNNNNNNNNNNNNNNNNNNNNNNNNNNNNNNNNNNNNNNNNNNNNNNNNNNNNNNNNNNNNNNNNNNNNNNNNNNNNNNNNNNNNNNNNNNNNNNNNNNNNNNNNNNNNNNNNNNNNNNNNNNNNNNNNNNNNNNNNNNNNNNNNNNNNNNNNNNNNNNNNNNNNNNNNNNNNNNNNNNNNNNNNNNNNNNNNNNNNNNNNNNNNNNNNNNNNNNNNNNNNNNNNNNNNNNNNNNNNNNNNNNNNNNNNNNNNNNNNNNNNNNNNNNNNNNNNNNNNNNNNNNNNNNNNNNNNNNNNNNNNNNNNNNNNNNNNNNNNNNNNNNNNNNNNNNNNNNNNNNNNNNNNNNNNNNNNNNNNNNNNNNNNNNNNNNNNNNNNNNNNNNNNNNNNNNNNNNNNNNNNNNNNNNNNNNNNNNNNNNNNNNNNNNNNNNNNNNNNNNNNNNNNNNNNNNNNNNNNNNNNNNNNNNNNNNNNNNNNNNNNNNNNNNNNNNNNNNNNNNNNNNNNNNNNNNNNNNNNNNNNNNNNNNNNNNNNNNNNNNNNNNNNNNNNNNNNNNNNNNNNNNNNNNNNNNNNNNNNNNNNNNNNNNNNNNNNNNNNNNNNNNNNNNNNNNNNNNNNNNNNNNNNNNNNNNNNNNNNNNNNNNNNNNNNNNNNNNNNNNNNNNNNNNNNNNNNNNNNNNNNNNNNNNNNNNNNNNNNNNNNNNNNNNNNNNNNNNNNNNNNNNNNNNNNNNNNNNNNNNNNNNNNNNNNNNNNNNNNNNNNNNNNNNNNNNNNNNNNNNNNNNNNNNNNNNNNNNNNNNNNNNNNNNNNNNNNNNNNNNNNNNNNNNNNNNNNNNNNNNNNNNNNNNNNNNNNNNNNNNNNNNNNNNNNNNNNNNNNNNNNNNNNNNNNNNNNNNNNNNNNNNNNNNNNNNNNNNNNNNNNNNNNNNNNNNNNNNNNNNNNNNNNNNNNNNNNNNNNNNNNNNNNNNNNNNNNNNNNNNNNNNNNNNNNNNNNNNNNNNNNNNNNNNNNNNNNNNNNNNNNNNNNNNNNNNNNNNNNNNNNNNNNNNNNNNNNNNNNNNNNNNNNNNNNNNNNNNNNNNNNNNNNNNNNNNNNNNNNNNNNNNNNNNNNNNNNNNNNNNNNNNNNNNNNNNNNNNNNNNNNNNNNNNNNNNNNNNNNNNNNNNNNNNCCGTGTCCATGGCGACGCGCGCTCGCTACTCCCCCATTGGAGGTCGCCGTGGCGATGGGACGCACCGCCGCTGGGGGGGCAATGGGGGAGCACTGGGGAGCCGGGGTTGTCCACGGTAGGATTTTAAGGCTCAGAAACGATGATGCCGGGGTTGAAGCGAATAAAAGGTGTTTTTTccggggggggggggaatgAAGTAACGGCGGGAGGGAACGGTAAGAAGGCGGGGAGCGCTGGGGGGAGTTGGAGGAAGATCAGGAGGGTGGCGGTGGGGGCTGGAGGCGGAAGCGGGGCTTAAGGGTAAGCGTTGGGGTGGGAGAAATTCTGCTCTGGAAGTCCCTCCCACCCCGCAGGATGTGGTGGTGACGTCTTCACGCCGCGCCGCTTCCCCCTCAGGGCTCGCGGGAAAGAGGCAACGGCGCGGCCCCTTTAAGGCCCTTCAATTGACCCGATCACGTGAGGCACAAACAAGCACGTGACCGGTGGAGGGCGGGGCTGCGCCTTCAAGCGGCGACGCCTCAGCGCGTCCGCGTCTTAAAGCGGCAACGTGTCTGGGGGGGTCCACCTACAGCTAAAAAACCACatttttttggcagaaaaacattattttattgcaCTTTTGCTCCCCGGGGCGGTGCGGCTGAACGGGTCACGTCTCGGCCAAGCGCAGCAGCGGCCCTGAAGTGGTGGGGACGCTGTGGGCGGGGAGAAAGGCCTGTGGTCAGAGGTCAGGGGTGAGGTCTGAGCTTGGGGGTCAAAGGtcaggggtcagaggtcacctgcgcagcagctcagctcccagcagatCCAGCAGGACGTAACGCAGCCCCAGGGAAGGCCGCGCCCTGCGCTGCCCCAACTCCGCCTGCAGCACTTCCCGGTGCCGCGAGCGCCGCACCGCGGCCAGCAGCTGCTTCCGACCTACGGCGGAAGTAGGGCGTTTTTTTCACGAGGTCACGTGGGTAGCAATATGGCGGAAGTGGGTTGGAGCTGGGCGGGGGTCGTACCGTGAAGGAGGGCTCTGATGAAGCGCCCGGCGCCCGGCAGAGCCAACCACCAACTGCCGGCGTCGCGCACTGTCAGCACGCCTGCGGCCACCAGCTGCCTGGGGGGGGGNNNNNNNNNNNNNNNNNNNNNNNNNNNNNNNNNNNNNNNNNNNNNNNNNNNNNNNNNNNNNNNNNNNNNNNNNNNNNNNNNNNNNNNNNNNNNNNNNNNNNNNNNNNNNNNNNNNNNNNNNNNNNNNNNNNNNNNNNNNNNNNNNNNNNNNNNNNNNNNNNNNNNNNNNNNNNNNNNNNNNNNNNNNNNNNNNNNNNNNNNNNNNNNNNNNNNNNNNNNNNNNNNNNNNNNNNNNNNNNNNNNNNNNNNNNNNNNNNNNNNNNNNNNNNNNNNNNNNNNNNNNNNNNNNNNNNNNNNNNNNNNNNNNNNNNNNNNNNNNNNNNNNNNNNNNNNNNNNNNNNNNNNNNNNNNNNNNNNNNNNNNNNNNNNNNNNNNNNNNNNNNNNNNNNNNNNNNNNNNNNNNNNNNNNNNNNNNNNNNNNNNNNNNNNNNNNNNNNNNNNNNNNNNNNNNNNNNNNNCCCCAGACCCTCACAACCACTCccaggaggttccctctgatCTCCAGAACCCTTTAGGACTCTCCCAGACCATCAAAATCCCCCTCTGACTCCCAGGACTCTTGAGGACACCTCCCAGGACCCTCCTCTGACTGTCAGGACCCTTGAGGACCCCCCCCCGACACCAGAGCCTTTGAGGAACCCCACCATACCCTCAAGACCACCCCCAGGACCATGTTAGGACTCCCTCCACACTCTCCTCTGACCCCCAGGACCCTTGAGGAGACCCCCAGGAACCCCCTAGGAGCCCTCTTTGGACCCCAGGACCCTTGAGGACCCCCCCAGAACACCATTCTGATGCCCAGGATCCTTGAGGACTCCTCTCTGGACCCCCAGGAACCTCGAGGACCCCCTTCCCCCATGANNNNNNNNNNNNNNNNNNNNNNNNNNNNNNNNNNNNNNNNNNNNNNNNNNNNNNNNNNNNNNNNNNNNNNNNNNNNNNNNNNNNNNNNNNNNNNNNNNNNNNNNNNNNNNNNNNNNNNNNNNNNNNNNNNNNNNNNNNNNNNNNNNNNNNNNNNNNNNNNNNNNNNNNNNNNNNNNNNNNNNNNNNNNNNNNNNNNNNNNNNNNNNNNNNNNNNNNCGTCTCTGGGCGGCCGTTCAGCCCTCACCGCTCTCGTAGAGCAAAGAACGGCCTGGCGTCCGACCTCAGCCTGCCCTCCCTCGGCTCGGACCGTTTCCCCGGTGCCGCTGTTACCTGCTGACGTGCGGAGTCAAACCCTGTGACCCAAGTAGGACTACAGAGCGGTGTGTTTCCATCAGCGCTGCGCAGACTCGGAGCAGGGGGTAGCGCCACCGGCTTGCACGGCGTCAGGAAAAGCGGCGCTGCAGATACAGGCTGAACCGATACATCATCAACGGCTTTCCCGGAATTCGGGCGCGTGCTCATCACACCCCCGAGAGCTCATCAGCACGCTGACCCTTCCCTCGTGCGTGTGCAGTGGGCCGTGGGATGAAGATCTGTTGTCTTCCTCATCAAGGCTTCTGACATTTCTAGCTGTAAAATTTTGACCTTTTGCGGGGGGGGGTNNNNNNNNNNNNNNNNNNNNTGACCCCCCCCATTTCCCCCCTCACGTGACATCGCAGTCCTTGAGCCCCATCTCTTCCAGCTGCCCCCTCTCAAAGCTGAGCAGCGGCCGCACCCCATCCAGGAAGCGCCGCACCAATGGGGCGCTGGGGGACCCCTCCACCGCCCGCAGCACCTGGGTCAGAGGTCAGGGGTCAAGGGTCAAGAGTCAGGGTTGGGTGGGAGGAGAGCTCAGCATCAGAAGTAGGAGAGTCAGTGCAATGAGGTAGGGGAAGAAATTGGGGTCAAAGGTCAGAGGGTGGGACCAAGCAgtggggtcagaggtcagggTGAAAGGTCAGGGTGAGAGCAGAGGTGGGGTCAGGGGTCAAGGGGAGGGGACAAAGGTTATGGGTATGGATTGAGGGCCAAGGAAGTTGGCAGGGTCTGTGAGATGGGGGACCGAGAGCTGGGTCAAGGTTGGTGGGGAAGGTCAAGGGAAAGGTCAGAGGTCAGGGAAAGGTCAGAGGTCATGTGGGTGGGACTGAGGGTCAGCACCACAGGTTGGGGGGCAAAGGACAGAGGTCAGCACTGGAGCCTCAGGTCACACGGGTGGAACGAAGGGTCAGCGCCAATGATCAGCAGTGGGGTCAGAGCCAAGAGCCATGGTCGGGCTCAGAGGTCAGGGCCAGGCTCAGAGGTCACGGCCTCACCGTCTCCCGGTACTCCTCAGCTCCCACCACGGCCACGGTGTCAGGGCCCAACCCCAGGTGCAGCAGCCGGATGCGGCCCTCGGCCTGCAATCGGTTCTACGAGGAGCAGAGGGGATGAATTGGGGGAACGGAGCCTCCGTCGCACCGTGATGACGTCACCGTCCCTCCACCCATCAAATGCCAGTCCGTAGATTTTGGGGNNNNNNNNNNNNNNNNNNNNTGGGATTCTCAGCACCTCCCCAATCCCACTTCCCAACCCTACAAGACATCCAGAACCACCTCAAGACCCTCAGAACACACCCACGGCTTTCTAGGACCTTTGGGAcctccccccaccccatagGATGCCCTTCTCCATAACACCAGGGCCCTGTAGGACCACTCCAAACCCTCAAAACCACCTCCTAGGACCCTGTTCTGAACCCCAGGACTCTTTAGGATCCCCTCAGACCCTCAAGACCCCCTTTTAGGACCCCATTCTGAACCTCAGGACCCTTGAGGACCTTCCTCAGACCCCCAGGGCCCTTTAGGGACCCCCCAGGCCCCCCCAAATGACCCACACTGACCCCCAGGACTCTTGGTGACCCCCCAAGACCACCTCCTAGGATCATTGACCCCCTGAATGCTTGTGGGCCTCTCCCCAAAGACCTTCAAGACTGCCACCCATGGCCCTTGAAGACCCCCCCATGACCCCCTTTCTCACCCCCAGGACTCTTAGTGACCAACCCCCACCCATACCCTCAAAACCATCTCCTAGGACCCTAATCTGACACCCAAGACCCTTTGGGATCCCCCCCCCNNNNNNNNNNNNNNNNNNNNCCCAAACCATCCCCCCCAATCCGGCATCCCCCCCAGAGCATTTTCTTCTCGCCCTGTGGCATctcatcacctccctgccaaatgtcctcaGGCTGTTCTCAAATCCTCACCTTTCAGCCTTCGCCCCCCCACTATCCCAGACCCCGTCTCTGCCATCCCTTCTTCGCATTTGCTgttggctgcagtgctgcctgttGCAGACTGCGGTGCTCCATGAAAGCCGAGGATGGACTGAGAGAGCAGAAGGTGCTCAGGTGCTCCTAATGCATGAGAGTTGTGGGCAACACTTGGCCAGAGGTCGCTGAGAggcagggatgctgctgcaATGATTTGGGACAGTAAGCTTATGAGTTGAGATCTGTAAACGCAGCTTTTAGAGAGGCAGAAATTGACGGATTAGATGCGAATCCtttaggaaaaacttcctcttggAGCGTGGGTAGATAGGATTTGAAAAGTTCACTGCCTTTATCAGCATGAAGGCTTGGTGAATCAGAAGGGACTGCTGTGACTCATCTGGCATCTCGCGTAGTATGAGTAATGCATTTGCTGATGATGTTCCAGCTTAAGCAGAAAGTTACCTTTTAGAGAATTAGCCAGTGTTGACCTGGAAACAGTTGGCTCTGTTGCTTATCTCTGAATTTCTCACTTCGGTCATTTATCTGGACAATCTTGggtcttttgtctttgttgCTTGCATGATCACTCACTGTCTGAGCAAgatatttcttacatttttcttgAAGCTCAATAAATAgaactttgtttctctttttctcctttctaggGCGTATCTGCCATGTTTTATCCATTCCTGAGCGTCCTCTGATTTATCAGCCTTCTTGCCTGACTGAGAGCAGAACTGAAAACGCTATTCCTACAGCAGGCAAATCCAAAATGAATTTCATCTGTGTTGTTGTATTTATTGAGTGTTCTGTGTTAGGTGTTCAGCTCAGTGTTGTCGTGTTCCTTCCAGCTGCTTGTTGTTATAAACCTGAGGTTGGtttcacagaatcccagaatcacagaatctggggggttggaagggacctccagagatcatggagtccaaccccctgccaaagcagttccctacagcaggtccCACAGGTAGGTCCAGGTCTTGAACatatccagagaaggagactccacaaccttcctgtgcagcctgtgccagtgaacagctctatggggcgctatagatctctatggggcgctatggggttCTATAGGTGTCTATATGGGGCTTTTTGGGGCTCTGGAGTGCTATAGGTATCTATGGGGTGCTGtaggtctctatggggctctatgggtctctatgggacaCTGTGGGGCTCTATaggtctctatggggcgctatCACAGAATCtggggggttggaagggacctccagagatcatggagtccaaccccctgccaaagcagttccctacagcaggtcccacaggtaggcgtccaggcgggTCTGgaatatctgcagagaaggagactccacaacctccctgtgcagcctgtgccagtgctccgtcacctcaccataaagaagttcttgcacacatttgtatggaacttcctatgctccagttcCTGGCCGTTTCCCCTTTTCCCGTCTCCACAcattgctgaaaacagtctggcctcgccactctgccccccacaccttagatactgtttaatcaatggatatacagatggtatagatatatatccaggagcttggctaatagaatttgtattggaaaaataagaggaagtcactcaccctgtcctgggctcgcgaaatgaactcctgatggagcagatctccagagagatccttccccactggcagtcagctcttaaatgggtctaggagaggtggagccaggctccaccccttcctgcagcacagctgaattgccttcacctgtgctcccgtggctgactcattgctcccctcaggtgatcaatcaaaggttcaggccatgattcagcagccccatacactccaccccttcacggcatgaaccaatgattaggttgactaaaagggtgagctttccctaatacagagatccaatacaccgcgacgcttatacaacttcatcgccacacgttggtaaatttcaagatgagtgatgattggtgaaagttgacatccttctgtgggccagcgctcgatgatgttaccggaggcatacggtcatgaggtgcaggtccgtcctacgttccatcagtcccatgcagaccatcaccgggtgttacacatgatctaacagtaacactggaatgttttgatgacatttcattccttccggtgatcctgaaggctcaaagactcacggggagaaatagagatgtttcagaggtaccaagaggggaaggtctgccctccagggcaaaatacaggccgtgtttctatgctgggtcaacacttctgcttgtacaggggcacgtcctggccgcctgtaccacactttctggccggatgtttgcggctgcataataatatcaggcaccaaagggggtgtcctgatctgccatagggacatgatgggagtccctttagcaatgaaaatcggagtgttgaccacaacatcagtaggccatgtacctattactggagggactactgagcctcccacctccaacagtctcccccaaggtgcaagtaggccacaccacttgggtcctacctgcaccttccatggccattttattctgtgggtgccaggatctaaattctcaggggcaggaagcagaagattattttcattaccaatcaggggtcttacctgatgatcagtgcccgtaattcGCTACCCTAAGCGGAGTagcccatgttgtctgcaacattctcagggcactgggtctaccatctcggggtctttcattcaagtctcgcaaggtttcatacagtctctttgtccacccctgcagaggctgggagtctgtcttcagggcagccttaagaataccattataacgttcgatgaggcctgctccggttggattatatggcaggtggaatcgccgttcgatgttattttcttctgcccagcattgtatcagtgcaccagtaaaatgagttccttggttGCTCTCGATGATTTGAGGTGTCCcataggcagacatcagtttggtgagtgccttgatggtatatgcctggtttgctttcggtactggataagcttgcagtagcccacttgcagtgtcaacgcaggtcagggcatatctcgccccctcagTCTGAGGAAGGGGCCtgatgtaatcgacctgccatcgctggagaggattatgtcctctagcaagatggctgtgtttcgggcagcggtctcggtctcatcttggagcaagcgtcgcaatcccggcatgcctggacgatgtcagctagctgtatgggcagtccccatgctttagcagctgcccacattgccttttgtcccgcacgccgtagcttctgatgtaagcaacgggcgatgttctcggatggtgaattctcaatccatcgaactcgggccagcgtgtcggcttcatcatttcccggtgactgtaggggccgatgaccagaaacatggtagacacgtacagtcctgtgtttgactgtattccatatgtctaaccacatgtccttgccccagatcggccgggcacggacagtccattcttgggtggcccactgtgcaatccacaaagtgagccctcggtacacagcccagctatccgtacagatgttcaggataccatcaccggcttccttacttataaccatccacacggctcgcagttcNNNNNNNNNNNNNNNNNNNNNNNNNNNNNNNNNNNNNNNNNNNNNNNNNNNNNNNNNNNNNNNNNNNNNNNNNNNNNNNNNNNNNNNNNNNNNNNNNNNNNNNNNNNNNNNNNNNNNNNNNNNNNNNNNNNNNNNNNNNNNNNNNNNNNNNNNNNNNNNNNNNNNNNNNNNNNNNNNNNNNNNNNNNNNNNNNNNNNNNNNNNNNNNNNNNNNNNNNNNNNNNNNNNNNNNNNNNNNNNNNNNNNNNNNNNNNNNNNNNNNNNNNNNNNNNNNNNNNNNNNNNNNNNNNNNNNNNNNNNNNNNNNNNNNNNNNNNNNNNNNNNNNNNNNNNNNNNNNNNNNNNNNNNNNNNNNNNNNNNNNNNNNNNNNNNNNNNNNNNNNNNNNNNNNNNNNNNNNNNNNNNNNNNNNNNNNNNNNNNNNNNNNNNNNNNNNNNNNNNNNNNNNNNNNNNNNNNNNNNNNNNNNNNNNNNNNNNNNNNNNNNNNNNNNNNNNNNNNNNNNNNNNNNNNNNNNNNNNNNNNNNNNNNNNNNNNNNNNNNNNNNNNNNNNNNNNNNNNNNNNNNNNNNNNNNNNNNNNNNNNNNNNNNNNNNNNNNNNNNNNNNNNNNNNNNNNNNNNNNNNNNNNNNNNNNNNNNNNNNNNNNNNNNNNNNNNNNNNNNNNNNNNNNNNNNNNNNNNNNNNNNNNNNNNNNNNNNNNNNNNNNNNNNNNNNNNNNNNNNNNNNNNNNNNNNNNNNNNNNNNNNNNNNNNNNNNNNNNNNNNNNNNNNNNNNNNNNNNNNNNNNNNNNNNNNNNNNNNNNNNNNNNNNNNNNNNNNNNNNNNNNNNNNNNNNNNNNNNNNNNNNNNNNNNNNNNNNNNNNNNNNNNNNNNNNNNNNNNNNNNNNNNNNNNNNNNNNNNNNNNNNNNNNNNNNNNNNNNNNNNNNNNNNNNNNNNNNNNNNNNNNNNNNNNNNNNNNNNNNNNNNNNNNNNNNNNNNNNNNNNNNNNNNNNNNNNNNNNNNNNNNNNNNNNNNNNNNNNNNNNNNNNNNNNNNNNNNNNNNNNNNNNNNNNNNNNNNNNNNNNNNNNNNNNNNNNNNNNNNNNNNNNNNNNNNNNNNNNNNNNNNNNNNNNNNNNNNNNNNNNNNNNNNNNNNNNNNNNNNNNNNNNNNNNNNNNNNNNNNNNNNNNNNNNNNNNNNNNNNNNNNNNNNNNNNNNNNNNNNNNNNNNNNNNNNNNNNNNNNNNNNNNNNNNNNNNNNNNNNNN includes the following:
- the STK19 gene encoding serine/threonine-protein kinase 19 isoform X2 — its product is MGCGRCSALRGGSWKRWGSRTAMSRRKQLLAAVRRSRHREVLQAELGQRRARPSLGLRYVLLDLLGAELLRSVPTTSGPLLRLAET
- the STK19 gene encoding serine/threonine-protein kinase 19 isoform X1, which produces MGLKDCDVTQLVAAGVLTVRDAGSWWLALPGAGRFIRALLHGRKQLLAAVRRSRHREVLQAELGQRRARPSLGLRYVLLDLLGAELLRSVPTTSGPLLRLAET